The window GTTGGCACCACTCCTGTTTGTCTGCCCTCTAGTCTGATGGCTGGCTGTCCCTCCCTGCCCTTAGCCGGTCATCGAGCCGCTGAGCAGAGCCGTGCCTGGGGGCCTTTGCCACCAAGAACCTTCGTCAGCATTCAACCCACCTGCCCTCCAGCGTCCAGCAGGCGCCCATCAGACGGGGAGGTAAGAGGAGGGCTTTTGGTCGGTGCCGGGGGCAGGGCTGGCCCTTCCTCCTGGGACACCGCCCTTCCTGCTGATCTGCCCGGGGTGGTGGGTCTGAGCTTGTGTTCTCAGGGACTCCCGGGGCTGTTTTGGTGCAGGTGCGGCGTGGCCTGGTGACACATGGCAGAGGCAGAGCACAGCCAACACTTCCTTGACTCAGAGGTCGACGCCCTGCCTCCCGACACTGTCTCCCTCAGCGACTCGGACTCCGACCTCAGTCTGCCCGATGGTGCTGGGGTAGACGCCCTGTGCCCGGgggggctgcctggggaggcttcCGGGGATTCAGGCCCCGACGAGCCCCCCTCGCCCCCCAGGGGCCTCCCCGCACAGGCGGTGCAGCCCTTCCACCTGAGAGGCACGAGCTCCACCTTCTCCCAGCGCAGCCACAGCATCTTCGATGGGCTGGAGGGGGCCGCCAGGCGGGCTGTGCCCGCTGTGACTCCGGCCGGCCCGGGTGACGGGGGGGGCTTCCGGCAGCTGCCTACACCCTCCAGCCAGCCTGCAGCGGGGGTCCCAGGTAGGGCCGCTGGGAGCCCTGCTGCCCCAAGGGCGCCCCCTGTCCCTGACTACGTGACCCACCCTGAGCGCTGGACCAGGTACAGCCTGGAAGATGTG is drawn from Bubalus kerabau isolate K-KA32 ecotype Philippines breed swamp buffalo chromosome 5, PCC_UOA_SB_1v2, whole genome shotgun sequence and contains these coding sequences:
- the TSSC4 gene encoding U5 small nuclear ribonucleoprotein TSSC4, with the protein product MAEAEHSQHFLDSEVDALPPDTVSLSDSDSDLSLPDGAGVDALCPGGLPGEASGDSGPDEPPSPPRGLPAQAVQPFHLRGTSSTFSQRSHSIFDGLEGAARRAVPAVTPAGPGDGGGFRQLPTPSSQPAAGVPGRAAGSPAAPRAPPVPDYVTHPERWTRYSLEDVAETSEQSNRAAALAFLGPQNLPAPGNYTPSFNQDPSSCGEGRLVFTKPTRVSEARPDRKRVSRKVGEPGRGDPGVPGVAGGEGPVELAHLARPGSPEAEEWSGPRGGLQEVGASAGVAHAGSGSSPPLVETVGFHGSKKRSRDHFRSKGGSPEAPGAEV